The following are encoded together in the Ovis aries strain OAR_USU_Benz2616 breed Rambouillet chromosome X, ARS-UI_Ramb_v3.0, whole genome shotgun sequence genome:
- the LOC121818214 gene encoding melanoma antigen preferentially expressed in tumors-like, which translates to MDQKITATLLELAVKSLLSSEPAVMHALEKIPRDLFVPLFSTAFLGGHKKILKAMVRVWPFHCLHLGSLKAQESYYDILEAMIDGLPIPPAQNSSSRGHKLRILDLRHNSNCKTTCSHVRLTFPFCLQSCKYSQHAVLNLENTQHPARCLGIGNSGSEVESAQGTMELLVDISLNNTLRTQQFLTFLCNKVEQSSGFLHLCCRDLQINRMSANKRILQILDLGCIDHLKMDQAYLNEIVTLFAGMIHLHSLSLSNTPFRSYKGRNFRIFLILLGQLENLRELRLSFFYLRDQLHKLLRVLPPHLDTLCLSFCGLSIRDVTFLSQSSQATQLRVLNLNNNNFFSEAYEPFQVLLEKVSGTMQHLEINNCMMTDSTLLAIIPNLNQCVHLRVFNFAFNPITMPVLKSLLQHLTSLPRLRHVIYPVPVHCYQERNFHHSLNRQKLAEVQAQVKAMLHMLHQDHVQWATYS; encoded by the exons ATGGACCAAAAGATCACAGCCACACTCCTCGAGCTTGCTGTAAAGAGTCTGCTGAGTAGTGAGCCTGCAGTGATGCATGCTCTGGAGAAAATCCCAAGAGATCTCTTTGTTCCATTGTTCAGCACTGCCTTCTTGGGTGGGCATAAGAAGATCCTAAAAGCAATGGTGAGGGTCTGGCCTTTTCACTGTCTCCATCTTGGGTCACTGAAGGCACAGGAGTCATACTATGACATCTTGGAAGCCATGATTGATGGTCTGCCTATCCCCCCAGCCCAGAACTCTTCCTCTAG GGGCCACAAACTGAGGATCCTAGATTTAAGGCACAACTCAAACTGTAAGACAACATGCTCTCATGTCAGGCTCACATTCCCTTTCTGTTTACAGTCATGCAAATACTCTCAGCACGCTGTCCTTAACTTAGAAAACACTCAGCATCCTGCCAGGTGCCTTGGGATTGGTAATTCCGGGTCTGAGGTTGAGTCAGCTCAGGGAACCATGGAATTACTAGTGGATATTTCCCTCAATAATACCTTGAGAACACAGCAGTTTCTCACTTTCCTCTGTAATAAAGTTGAGCAGAGCTCTGGGTTCTTGCACCTCTGCTGTAGAGATTTGCAAATCAATAGAATGTCTGCCAACAAACGTATCCTTCAGATTCTGGATCTGGGGTGCATTGATCATCTGAAAATGGATCAGGCCTATCTGAATGAGATCGTCACCCTTTTTGCTGGAATGATCCACCTGCACAGCCTTAGTTTGTCTAACACCCCCTTTAGGTCTTATAAGGGAAGGAATTTCAGGATTTTTCTCATCCTGCTTGGGCAGCTGGAAAACCTCCGGGAGCTCAGGTTGTCTTTCTTCTACCTCAGAGATCAACTGCACAAACTGCTCAG agTCCTGCCACCTCATCTGGATAcactgtgtctctctttctgtggCCTTTCTATCAGAGATGTCACTTTCCTGTCCCAGAGCTCTCAGGCTACCCAGCTCAGGGTATTGAATCTCAATAACAATAATTTCTTTTCAGAAGCTTATGAACCCTTCCAGGTTCTGCTGGAGAAGGTCTCAGGCACCATGCAACATCTGGAGATAAATAATTGTATGATGACTGATTCTACTCTCTTGGCCATCATCCCCAACCTGAACCAATGTGTCCACCTCCGTGTTTTTAACTTTGCCTTCAACCCCATTACGATGCCTGTGCTCAAAAGCCTTCTGCAGCACTTGACATCCTTGCCAAGGCTGAGGCATGTGATTTATCCTGTTCCTGTCCATTGTTACCAGGAGAGGAATTTTCATCACAGCTTGAACCGACAGAAACTCGCCGAAGTTCAGGCCCAGGTCAAGGCGATGCTGCACATGTTACACCAGGATCACGTGCAATGGGCCACTTATTCTTAG